From the Thermosynechococcus sp. genome, the window CCCCTCAAGATTGAAAAGGCCAACGATAAGCCTAAGTCTGAAGCTAAGGAAAAAGAAGAAGCAGCGGCAGAAAAAAACACTGCCAGCAACCGCAGCAATAACCGCAAAAATAACAAAAATAATGGGCGGCGTACTCAAGTCAATTCTGCGCCAGCTGAATATAGCTCTATGGATACGGAAGCTGCTCAACCCGATCCCCGCTGGGCAGATGCCTTAGCACAGCTCAAAGAACGGCTCCTCGCCCAAAGCAGCAACGCTTAAGGGTTTTAGGTTGTTTCTATGACGGCGGATCCCTGGCCATTTGTCACTCCGGGTATCCCCGATAGTCTCTTTGAGCGATTACCAGGTATTCCCCTCACCCAACGGGAAACGCGGTTATTGATGCTCTCCTATTTACGGCTTGAACCGGACTCTTGCCTTTGGGATGTGGGAGCAGGCACAGGTACGATCGCGGTTGAGGCAGCGCGCTTGGCAAAGCGGGGACAGGTGATTGCAATTGAACGGGATGAGGAAGTCGTTGATCTGATTCAGCGCAATTGCGATCGCTTTGGGGTCAAGAATGTCCAGATTGTTGCCGGTTTGGCTCCAGACTGCTTTCCGCAGTTACGTCACACACCGCAGCGGATTTGCCTGGAGGGGGGACGCCCCATCAAAGAAGTTTTACTGCGAGCGTGGGAGTATCTTGCCCCCGGTGGTCGCTTGGTGGCGATCGCCAGTAGCTTAGAAAATCTCTATGCCCTCTCTGAGGGTTTCGCGACAGTCCAAGCCCGCAGCCTAGAGGTGGTGCAATCAGTGATTAATCGTCTGGAAACGCGGGGCGGCCACCAAATTTTTGCAGCCGTGGAACCCATCTTTATTCTCAGTGCAGAAAAAATCTCCTAATGGGCATTGGGCAATTGTGGGTGGTGGGCACCCCCATTGGCAACCTTGAGGACATGAGCACTCGTGCCCTGCGTATTCTCAAGGAAGTGGATCTCATAGCCGCCGAGGATACGCGCCACACTGGTCGCCTGTTACAGCATTTTGGCATTACCACACCCCAAATTAGTCTCCATGAGCACAATACTCAACAGCGAGTCCCCCAATTGCTTCAGCGCCTAGAGGCAGGTCAACAGATCGCGCTCGTCAGTGATGCGGGCCTACCGGGGGTGTCGGATCCTGGTTATGAATTAATTACCGCCTGTATTGCGGCAGCAATTCCCGTGACGCCGATTCCCGGCGCCAATGCTGCCCTAACGGCCCTGATGGCTGCCGGCTTACCGATGGATCGCTTTTGTTTTGAAGGGTTTTTGCCGCCTAAGGGGCGCGATCGCCAACAGCGACTAGCAGCACTGCAACAGGAGAGGCGCACAATTGTTCTCTATGAAGCCCCCCATCGCTTGG encodes:
- the cbiT gene encoding precorrin-6Y C5,15-methyltransferase subunit CbiT, encoding MTADPWPFVTPGIPDSLFERLPGIPLTQRETRLLMLSYLRLEPDSCLWDVGAGTGTIAVEAARLAKRGQVIAIERDEEVVDLIQRNCDRFGVKNVQIVAGLAPDCFPQLRHTPQRICLEGGRPIKEVLLRAWEYLAPGGRLVAIASSLENLYALSEGFATVQARSLEVVQSVINRLETRGGHQIFAAVEPIFILSAEKIS
- a CDS encoding RNA-binding protein, encoding MSVRLYVGNLPRDLSREELEALFSQEVGEVGTTKLITDRKTGKCRGFGFVTVESEEVADQVIEKLNGYTFKDNPLKIEKANDKPKSEAKEKEEAAAEKNTASNRSNNRKNNKNNGRRTQVNSAPAEYSSMDTEAAQPDPRWADALAQLKERLLAQSSNA
- the rsmI gene encoding 16S rRNA (cytidine(1402)-2'-O)-methyltransferase produces the protein MGIGQLWVVGTPIGNLEDMSTRALRILKEVDLIAAEDTRHTGRLLQHFGITTPQISLHEHNTQQRVPQLLQRLEAGQQIALVSDAGLPGVSDPGYELITACIAAAIPVTPIPGANAALTALMAAGLPMDRFCFEGFLPPKGRDRQQRLAALQQERRTIVLYEAPHRLVQTVTELCQVLGSDRPVVLARELTKRHEEFWRGTLGTACTYLQEHPPRGEYTLVLAGAPEPSLAVNPNGLARELATLLNQGLSLTQASRQLADLTGLSRREIYQLGLQLKQEPP